From Humisphaera borealis, the proteins below share one genomic window:
- a CDS encoding sigma-70 family RNA polymerase sigma factor: MTLRSSHGHNVNVAKFRIEPLADLARQMAFAPRDTRLAQVTAAEEFLHELDVNKAYPLELLVHKITGYRPRDYTEDLYAGQAVQHDLGLLIEVVSDSLDIRTDQTEEPVLTIDDVTARFNVTSKTIQRWRRRGLPGRRFIFADGKRRVGFLLGSVERFFSEHKDQVTRGMNFSQVSEDEKGDILRRARKLAVMCHCCVHEICRRIAKKLNRSPLTIQHIIRKFDQEHPDQAVFALAPSPVSDEERTTILRGYRRGLALKSLARRTCRPTAAVYRVILEERIAKLNKRKVKFIDDELYHQDDAIQAIDTIVRSSKEATLGRGGEGKPEDTRVPRDLPAYLQELYRTPLLTPQQERALFLKFHFHKFEFVSARRLLEPQFARARDIDVLEDHLRAATDVKNQIIRANLRLVVSIARKHLRPNLSLMELISEGNVTLMRAVESFDLHKGNRFSTYATLALMKGFARSVPQMLAGQRGGGASDVSAMSEVADHRLGSISDRFIAREEVGRLLSQLNDRERTVVLSQYGIDATGLGVQNGANVTIAREDLTRRLGVTPQQLRQIEKNAIAKLRTAIGAANLS; the protein is encoded by the coding sequence TTGACCCTGCGATCAAGCCATGGGCATAATGTGAATGTGGCGAAGTTCCGTATAGAACCCCTGGCCGACCTTGCCCGTCAGATGGCGTTCGCCCCGCGCGACACGCGGCTGGCGCAAGTCACTGCCGCCGAGGAGTTTCTACACGAGCTCGACGTCAACAAGGCCTACCCGCTCGAATTACTCGTTCACAAGATCACCGGCTATCGCCCGCGCGACTACACCGAAGACCTCTATGCCGGTCAGGCCGTTCAGCATGATCTGGGCCTGCTGATTGAAGTCGTCAGCGACAGCCTCGACATCCGTACCGACCAGACCGAAGAGCCGGTGCTGACGATCGACGATGTCACGGCGCGGTTCAATGTCACGAGCAAGACGATTCAGCGATGGCGTCGCCGGGGTCTGCCCGGGCGTCGGTTTATCTTTGCCGATGGCAAACGCCGGGTGGGTTTTCTGCTGGGGTCGGTCGAGCGGTTCTTCTCCGAGCACAAGGATCAGGTCACGCGGGGGATGAACTTCTCCCAGGTGAGCGAAGACGAGAAAGGCGACATCCTTCGCCGGGCTCGTAAGCTCGCGGTGATGTGCCATTGCTGCGTGCACGAGATCTGCCGCCGCATTGCCAAGAAGCTCAACCGCTCGCCGCTCACGATCCAGCACATCATCCGCAAGTTCGACCAGGAGCACCCCGATCAGGCGGTGTTCGCACTGGCGCCTTCGCCGGTGTCGGACGAAGAACGCACGACCATCCTCCGCGGCTATCGCCGGGGGCTGGCGCTCAAGAGCCTGGCTCGCCGCACCTGTCGGCCAACGGCCGCGGTGTACCGCGTCATCCTCGAAGAGCGGATCGCGAAGCTGAACAAGCGCAAGGTGAAGTTCATCGACGATGAGCTCTACCACCAGGACGACGCCATCCAGGCGATCGACACGATTGTCCGTTCGTCGAAGGAAGCCACGCTCGGCCGGGGCGGCGAAGGCAAGCCGGAAGACACCCGCGTGCCGCGCGATCTGCCGGCGTATCTCCAGGAACTCTATCGCACGCCGCTGCTCACGCCGCAGCAGGAGCGGGCGCTGTTCCTGAAGTTCCACTTCCACAAGTTCGAGTTCGTGTCGGCCCGACGACTGCTCGAACCGCAGTTTGCCCGTGCCCGCGATATCGACGTGCTCGAAGACCATCTTCGCGCCGCGACGGATGTCAAAAACCAGATCATCCGGGCGAACCTCCGCCTTGTCGTCAGCATCGCCCGCAAGCACCTTCGGCCGAACCTTTCGCTGATGGAACTCATCAGCGAAGGCAACGTCACGCTCATGCGGGCTGTCGAAAGTTTTGACCTGCACAAGGGCAACCGCTTCAGCACCTACGCGACCCTGGCGCTGATGAAGGGCTTTGCCCGCAGCGTGCCCCAGATGCTCGCCGGCCAGCGCGGCGGCGGGGCGTCGGACGTCTCGGCAATGTCCGAAGTCGCCGACCATCGCCTTGGTTCCATCTCCGACCGTTTCATCGCCCGCGAGGAAGTCGGCCGGCTGCTGTCACAGCTCAACGATCGCGAACGCACGGTCGTCCTGTCGCAGTACGGCATTGACGCGACCGGCCTTGGCGTCCAGAACGGCGCGAACGTCACGATCGCCCGCGAAGACCTCACCCGCAGGCTCGGTGTCACGCCACAGCAACTCCGCCAAATCGAGAAGAACGCGATCGCCAAGCTGCGAACCGCAATCGGCGCGGCGAATCTGAGTTGA
- a CDS encoding metallophosphoesterase family protein translates to MFAIISDIHGNLEALQAVLAEVDRRQLQHVLCLGDIIGYGPNPLECMDLVMTRSRATLMGNHDFAVLYEPFNFNAGAESACFWTRKQFENDPDVQRKAKRWKYLGGLPVRIRTPDFIAVHASPRRPVNEYIFPDDIYTNPGKFVSIFERFNRLCFVGHTHVPGVFLEGPDFYSPDELESKYELTDEKAIVNVGSVGQPRDRDPRASFVVVSDTYVEFVRIPYDVQTTKKKVEQIEDLDNFLGARLEDGR, encoded by the coding sequence ATGTTTGCCATCATCAGCGACATTCACGGAAACCTGGAGGCGCTCCAGGCGGTTTTGGCCGAAGTGGACCGCCGACAACTGCAGCACGTGCTGTGTCTCGGCGACATCATCGGCTACGGGCCGAATCCGCTCGAATGCATGGACCTGGTGATGACCCGCAGCCGTGCCACGCTGATGGGCAATCACGACTTTGCCGTCCTCTACGAGCCGTTCAATTTTAACGCCGGCGCCGAGTCCGCCTGTTTCTGGACCCGCAAGCAGTTCGAGAACGATCCCGATGTGCAGCGCAAGGCCAAGCGGTGGAAGTACCTTGGCGGGTTGCCCGTTCGCATTCGTACGCCCGACTTCATCGCCGTCCATGCCTCGCCGCGGCGTCCGGTGAATGAATACATCTTCCCCGACGACATCTATACGAACCCGGGTAAGTTCGTCAGCATTTTCGAGCGGTTTAACCGGCTCTGCTTTGTCGGGCACACCCATGTGCCGGGTGTCTTTCTGGAAGGGCCCGACTTTTATAGCCCTGACGAGCTTGAATCGAAGTACGAACTGACGGATGAAAAGGCGATCGTGAACGTCGGGAGTGTTGGCCAGCCCCGCGACCGCGACCCGCGGGCGAGCTTCGTGGTCGTCAGCGATACCTATGTGGAGTTCGTCCGCATCCCGTACGACGTGCAGACGACCAAGAAGAAGGTCGAGCAGATCGAAGACCTCGACAACTTCCTGGGGGCGCGGCTGGAAGACGGGCGGTGA